From the Maioricimonas rarisocia genome, one window contains:
- a CDS encoding cold-shock protein produces the protein MQQGTIKKLVADKGFGFIAGGEQGKDLFFHLSAVKETNFESLFEGQSVEFESEMGPKGARASIVKPA, from the coding sequence ATGCAGCAGGGTACGATCAAGAAGCTGGTTGCGGACAAAGGGTTTGGTTTCATCGCCGGCGGTGAGCAGGGTAAGGACCTGTTCTTCCATCTCTCGGCCGTCAAGGAAACCAACTTCGAGTCACTGTTCGAAGGTCAGTCCGTGGAGTTTGAGTCGGAAATGGGACCAAAGGGAGCGCGGGCGTCGATCGTGAAACCCGCCTGA
- a CDS encoding cupin domain-containing protein has protein sequence MCQLAPSADGGNRQSLRRRYQSVGLFLRYHSLDGTSPLIIREPGDDPGVDDDVALQIVRIEEDWELVVTDQNPFGDPPRVLTVFGPADPTWGAHALFELRPGVMPGVVDDSTERRCWWHDLPGRDAPAGEERISFTTSISVQGSDLEMAVIRGNSSGGRSIVDSSRLSIAVNTARTSLNSHHPDDSLVHTRVAAGKQSVRHFARTSFRRYSPEGLVSVDHQWRMIHPGGDQGRAVV, from the coding sequence ATGTGTCAGCTTGCGCCGTCTGCGGACGGCGGCAATCGACAATCGCTGCGCCGGCGGTACCAGTCGGTCGGCCTGTTTCTGCGATATCATTCACTCGACGGGACGTCGCCACTCATTATCCGGGAACCCGGAGACGATCCCGGCGTCGATGACGACGTCGCGCTGCAGATCGTCCGCATCGAGGAAGACTGGGAACTGGTGGTGACGGACCAAAACCCGTTCGGCGATCCTCCGCGCGTTCTCACCGTCTTCGGACCGGCCGACCCGACATGGGGGGCCCATGCTCTGTTCGAACTCCGCCCCGGCGTGATGCCCGGCGTCGTGGACGACTCGACCGAACGTCGGTGCTGGTGGCACGACCTGCCAGGACGGGACGCCCCGGCCGGCGAGGAGCGGATCTCGTTTACGACGTCGATCTCCGTTCAGGGCTCCGACCTGGAGATGGCGGTCATCCGCGGGAATTCGTCCGGAGGTCGCTCGATCGTCGACTCCAGCCGTCTGTCAATCGCGGTCAACACGGCGCGGACCAGTCTGAACAGCCATCATCCGGACGACTCTCTCGTGCACACGCGCGTTGCAGCGGGAAAGCAGTCAGTTCGCCACTTCGCCCGCACGTCCTTCCGGCGGTACTCACCCGAAGGGCTGGTGTCGGTCGACCACCAGTGGCGGATGATCCACCCCGGCGGTGACCAGGGTCGGGCGGTCGTCTGA
- a CDS encoding TadE/TadG family type IV pilus assembly protein yields MQVFRRRNGSRVPSTRRARFGATLVETAVVMPVFAVFIAGIMEFGHAYLVINTLNAAAKRAARYGAVEDISTSDVVAKANSILVAARAASDATIYVKDASVFDTEGVDPDQISYSSLPDIELLDAEDRQLYVVRIEVNYDDVALMPPFWAKNIRLSGQSVMRHE; encoded by the coding sequence ATGCAAGTATTCCGCCGTCGCAACGGCTCCAGAGTTCCCTCCACTCGTCGCGCCCGCTTCGGTGCGACTCTCGTGGAAACGGCTGTCGTGATGCCGGTGTTTGCGGTCTTCATCGCCGGCATCATGGAGTTCGGCCACGCTTACCTCGTCATCAACACGCTCAACGCCGCGGCCAAGCGCGCTGCACGCTACGGAGCGGTTGAAGACATCTCGACCAGCGACGTGGTCGCCAAGGCGAACTCGATTCTGGTCGCGGCTCGGGCTGCCTCGGACGCGACGATCTATGTGAAGGATGCGTCGGTCTTCGACACGGAGGGTGTCGATCCCGACCAGATCTCCTACTCCAGTCTTCCGGACATTGAGCTGCTCGACGCCGAAGACCGGCAACTGTACGTCGTCCGCATCGAAGTCAACTACGACGATGTGGCGCTGATGCCACCGTTCTGGGCCAAGAACATCCGCCTGTCCGGTCAGTCGGTCATGCGGCACGAATAG